The following is a genomic window from Simkaniaceae bacterium.
AAAAAACACGAAGTGCGTCTTCTCGTCTCTAATGCAAGACTCAAAATCGACCAACTCAAACGGATCCGTATTGGAAATTTACATCTGGGCAAGCTTCCTCTTGGAATCCCAAGACCGATTAAGCCTTCCGAATTAAGACAGCTTTTTTAGCTCATTTTGAATACGATTAGTTTTTGATAAATACTTTGATTTATCCGCAACAGTCTGATTTTCATACACTTACAGAAACCAATAGATAGATCGGACTTTAACACTAAAATAACCCCTATTATGGCGGGAATGATTCAATTCAGTTTACAAAATCGGGGGGATTGATTAGAATGAGCTCACTTAATTCATGGTGAGATCAATGTTGACAATTGCCAGACTTTTCGGCAAATCCCCTTTTGCCCCTCTCCAGTCCCATATGGAAAAAGTGGGCGCTTGCATCACTAAACTCTCTGAAATCTTTACGGCGATTTTCAATCATCAGCTCGATCAAATTGAGGGTCTCGTGCCCATTTTATCCAAACTGGAGCATGAAGCTGATTTAACCAAAAACGATATCCGCAATCACCTCCCTACAAGCTTATTCTTACCCGTTGACCGCTCTCAAATTCTAGAGATTTTAGCTCTCCAAGATAGTATTGCCGACAAAGCAGAAGAAATTGGATATTTGCTTACTTTGAAGCCTTTTGAACCCATTCGGGAATTGCATGAAGGGCTGAAAGAACTCTTCGATAAAAATATCGAAGCATTTAACGATACGTTAAAGATCACAAAAGAAATGGAACAATTGCTCGAAGCCTCCTTTGGTGGCATGGAAGCGCAACGCGTTAAAGTAATGGTCGATCAAACCTCTTATAGAGAATATGAGTCGGATTTATTAAAACATCAGCTGATGAAGCAATTTTTTGCGCAAGCTGATGCATTATCCACACCTGTTTTTTATATGTGGATCCGTTTGATTGAGGAAATTGGGCAAATTTCCCACCTTTGCGAAAAACTCGCAATAAGAATTCGAATGATTTTAGATTTAAAATAATAACTGATGAGTATTGAACTTCTCTTAATTATTCTTGTCCTCGCAGCAGGCTTTTATATGTCTTGGACTATTGGAGCTAATGATGTCTCCAATGCCATGGGAACGTCTGTTGGTTCGGGGGCTCTAACTTTAAAGCGCGCTGTGATTATCGCAGCTATTTTGGAGTTTTCAGGTGCTGCCCTCTTGGGCTCTAATGTATCTGAAACCCTCCAAAAGGGCATTATTGATCTTAACTTTTTCACCCACGATCCGAGCTCTCTTCTCATCGGAATGTTTTCTGCTCTTCTCGCAACGGCAATATGGCTGCAACTCGCCTCCTTTTTTGGCTGGCCCGTATCGACAACCCACGCCATTGTAGGTGCGATTATGGGATTTGGAATTGTTGTTGGCGGAAGCGCTGCAATCCAATGGAAAGAAGTGCTTTCCATTTCCGTGAGCTGGATTCTATCTCCCGGCCTAAGCGCTTTGATTTCGTTTATCATTTTTAGCGCGGTTCAGAAAAAAGTACTTTATGCCTTTCATCCCATTGACGCGACAAAACGCCTCATGCCCTATCTCGTATTTATCGTACTTTTCACCTTTTTTATTACATTAGGGTTTAGCGGCGTTAAAAATTTTGATATTCATTTTCCTATTCTACTTGTTCTTGGCGGGGCATTTATTATTGCATCTCTTGCCTCACTTTTAACCGCTTTTTTAGTGAAGCACGCCCATGTAGACTCCCAATTTCAAGGTTCAGTTTCTCTAAAACATCGACACCAACTCTTTAGCTTAAACAAAGCATTGAAACATTTACAACGCCTCAAGCTCTCTTCTTCAGGAGAAACGCGGGATGAAGTTTCCGCTGCAGTCAAATCAATGAAAGCCCTATCTGAGAAAATAGCCCAGCAAATGCCCGTGAAAAAAGAGGTCTCCGACTATCAGGTTGTGGAAAAGCTTTTTGGTTACTTACAAATTTTATCCGCTTGTTTCGTTGCCTTTGCGCATGGAGCTAATGATGTGGCCAATGCCATCGGTCCCGTTGCCTCTGCCATTCAAATCATTAAAAACCCTCAAAATCTTGCGCTCAGCGCCAAAATTCCTTTCTGGCTTCTTGCTCTAGGTGGTTTGGGCATTGTGATTGGACTTGCCACGT
Proteins encoded in this region:
- a CDS encoding TIGR00153 family protein; amino-acid sequence: MLTIARLFGKSPFAPLQSHMEKVGACITKLSEIFTAIFNHQLDQIEGLVPILSKLEHEADLTKNDIRNHLPTSLFLPVDRSQILEILALQDSIADKAEEIGYLLTLKPFEPIRELHEGLKELFDKNIEAFNDTLKITKEMEQLLEASFGGMEAQRVKVMVDQTSYREYESDLLKHQLMKQFFAQADALSTPVFYMWIRLIEEIGQISHLCEKLAIRIRMILDLK
- a CDS encoding inorganic phosphate transporter, encoding MSIELLLIILVLAAGFYMSWTIGANDVSNAMGTSVGSGALTLKRAVIIAAILEFSGAALLGSNVSETLQKGIIDLNFFTHDPSSLLIGMFSALLATAIWLQLASFFGWPVSTTHAIVGAIMGFGIVVGGSAAIQWKEVLSISVSWILSPGLSALISFIIFSAVQKKVLYAFHPIDATKRLMPYLVFIVLFTFFITLGFSGVKNFDIHFPILLVLGGAFIIASLASLLTAFLVKHAHVDSQFQGSVSLKHRHQLFSLNKALKHLQRLKLSSSGETRDEVSAAVKSMKALSEKIAQQMPVKKEVSDYQVVEKLFGYLQILSACFVAFAHGANDVANAIGPVASAIQIIKNPQNLALSAKIPFWLLALGGLGIVIGLATWGWRVIETIGKKITALTPSRGFCAEFGAAATILLASKLGLPVSTTHCIVGAVFGVGLAKGISALNLSMLKDIIASWIITLPSSALSCIIIYLILKAIIGSTAIL